One segment of Streptomyces sp. NBC_01463 DNA contains the following:
- a CDS encoding alpha/beta hydrolase, whose product MSEISAGDAVATAASAVGWRRAGIAGAAIGVIAAGAAAGVAVERLTVGRGMRKRARLALDATGPYGSLRGLPGRAAADDGTELYYEIDEVDPGSGTGTGGTAAGSGAAGPRRRRLFGRKAPAPVTIVFSHGYCLSQDSWHFQRAALRGLVRTVHWDQRSHGRSERGRAQAQGVHVGIDQLGRDLKAVIDAAAPEGPLVLVGHSMGGMTIMALADQYPALMRDRVAAVAFVGTSSGKLAEVSFGLPVAGVNAVRRVLPGVLKALGSQAELVERGRRATADLFAGLIKRYSFGSRDVDPAVERFAERLIESTPIDVVAEFYPAFAEHDKSNALPLFRDVPVLILAGDKDLVTPSSHSEAIADQLPDAELVIVPDAGHLVMLEHPETVTDRLADLLVRAGAVPESSNVGGHGSTAQQPGR is encoded by the coding sequence GTGAGTGAGATCAGCGCGGGGGACGCGGTGGCGACGGCCGCTTCGGCGGTCGGCTGGCGCCGGGCGGGGATCGCCGGCGCCGCCATAGGCGTGATCGCCGCGGGCGCGGCGGCCGGGGTCGCGGTCGAGCGGCTGACGGTCGGGCGCGGCATGCGCAAGCGCGCCAGGCTCGCGCTGGACGCCACCGGACCGTACGGCTCCCTGCGCGGCCTGCCGGGCCGGGCCGCGGCCGACGACGGCACCGAGCTGTACTACGAGATCGACGAGGTCGACCCGGGCAGCGGTACGGGCACGGGCGGTACGGCCGCCGGCTCCGGAGCCGCCGGTCCGCGCAGGCGCCGCCTCTTCGGACGCAAGGCCCCCGCCCCCGTCACCATCGTCTTCAGCCACGGTTACTGCCTCAGCCAGGACTCCTGGCACTTCCAGCGCGCGGCCCTGCGCGGCCTCGTGCGCACCGTCCACTGGGACCAGCGCAGCCACGGCCGCTCCGAGCGCGGCCGGGCCCAGGCGCAGGGCGTGCACGTCGGCATCGACCAGCTCGGCCGCGACCTCAAGGCCGTGATCGACGCGGCCGCGCCCGAGGGCCCGCTGGTGCTGGTCGGGCACTCCATGGGCGGCATGACGATCATGGCGCTGGCCGACCAGTACCCCGCCCTGATGCGCGACCGGGTCGCCGCCGTCGCCTTCGTCGGCACGTCGAGCGGCAAGCTGGCCGAGGTCAGCTTCGGGCTGCCGGTGGCGGGCGTGAACGCGGTACGGCGGGTGCTGCCCGGCGTACTGAAGGCGCTCGGCTCGCAGGCCGAGCTCGTGGAGCGGGGCCGGCGGGCCACCGCTGACCTGTTCGCCGGGCTGATCAAGCGGTACTCGTTCGGCTCCCGGGACGTGGACCCGGCGGTCGAGCGGTTCGCCGAGCGGCTCATCGAGTCCACGCCGATCGACGTCGTCGCGGAGTTCTACCCGGCCTTCGCCGAGCACGACAAGAGCAACGCGCTGCCGCTGTTCCGGGACGTACCGGTGCTGATCCTGGCGGGGGACAAGGACCTGGTGACGCCGAGCTCGCACAGCGAGGCCATCGCGGACCAGCTGCCCGACGCGGAGCTGGTCATCGTCCCGGACGCCGGGCACCTGGTGATGCTGGAGCACCCGGAGACGGTGACGGACCGGCTCGCGGACCTGCTGGTGCGGGCCGGTGCCGTACCGGAATCCTCTAACGTTGGCGGGCATGGAAGCACCGCACAACAGCCCGGCCGCTGA
- the alr gene encoding alanine racemase produces MNETASLRARAEIDLAALRANVRVLRARAGGAHLMAVVKSDAYGHGAERCARAALEAGATWLGTATPQEALALRAAGLGGRMMCWLWTPGGPWREAIEADIDVSVSGMWALREVTAAAAAAGRPARVQLKADTGLGRNGCQPADWPELVAAARTAEQAGTVRVTGLWSHFACADEPGHPSITAQLDTFRDMVAYAEKAGVEPEVRHIANSPATLTVPESHFDLVRTGIAMYGISPSPELGTSADFGLRPVMTLAASVALVKQVPAGHGISYGHHYTTSAETTLGLVPVGYADGVPRHASGRGPVLVGGVRRTVAGRVAMDQFVVDLHGDVVEEGSDAVLFGPGDRGEPSAEDWAQAAGTIAYEIVTRIGGRVPRVYRDDGTPEGRPAGS; encoded by the coding sequence ATGAACGAGACAGCGTCCTTGAGAGCCCGTGCCGAGATCGATCTCGCCGCACTCCGCGCCAACGTGCGCGTTCTGCGTGCCCGGGCGGGCGGCGCGCACCTCATGGCCGTCGTCAAGTCCGACGCGTACGGGCACGGGGCGGAGCGCTGCGCCCGCGCCGCGCTCGAAGCCGGTGCCACCTGGCTGGGCACCGCCACCCCGCAGGAGGCGCTGGCCCTGCGCGCGGCCGGTCTCGGCGGCCGGATGATGTGCTGGCTGTGGACGCCGGGCGGACCCTGGCGCGAGGCGATCGAGGCCGACATCGACGTGTCGGTGAGCGGGATGTGGGCGCTGCGCGAGGTCACCGCGGCGGCCGCGGCCGCGGGCCGCCCCGCCCGCGTCCAGCTCAAGGCCGACACCGGCCTGGGACGCAACGGCTGCCAGCCCGCCGACTGGCCGGAGCTCGTCGCCGCCGCCCGCACCGCCGAGCAGGCGGGCACCGTCCGCGTCACCGGCCTCTGGTCCCACTTCGCCTGCGCGGACGAGCCGGGACACCCCTCGATCACCGCCCAGCTCGACACCTTCCGCGACATGGTGGCGTACGCGGAGAAGGCGGGTGTCGAGCCCGAGGTGCGGCACATCGCGAACTCGCCGGCGACGCTGACGGTCCCCGAGTCGCACTTCGACCTCGTCCGGACCGGGATCGCCATGTACGGCATCTCGCCCAGCCCCGAGCTCGGCACCTCCGCCGACTTCGGACTGCGTCCGGTGATGACGCTCGCCGCGTCGGTCGCCCTGGTCAAGCAGGTGCCGGCCGGCCACGGCATCAGTTACGGGCACCACTACACGACGTCGGCCGAGACCACGCTCGGCCTGGTTCCGGTGGGGTACGCGGACGGTGTCCCGCGCCACGCGTCGGGCCGCGGCCCGGTGCTCGTCGGCGGGGTCCGGCGGACGGTCGCGGGCCGGGTGGCCATGGACCAGTTCGTCGTCGACCTCCACGGGGATGTCGTCGAGGAGGGCAGCGACGCCGTGCTGTTCGGCCCGGGGGACCGGGGCGAGCCGAGCGCCGAGGACTGGGCGCAGGCGGCCGGCACGATCGCGTACGAGATCGTCACCCGGATCGGCGGCCGGGTGCCGCGGGTCTACCGGGACGACGGAACGCCGGAGGGGCGCCCGGCCGGGTCCTGA
- a CDS encoding DUF488 family protein, which produces MSNDSGDVRVRRVYDPREDGDGTRVLVDRLWPRGVSKERAAIDRWLKDVTPSDELRSWYHEDRSATRYDAFVDRYRAELADPLHATAVDELVRLVRESGPVTLVTAVKDVPHSHVPVLADHLEHALHHG; this is translated from the coding sequence GTGAGCAACGACAGCGGTGACGTGCGCGTACGGCGGGTGTACGACCCGCGGGAGGACGGCGACGGCACCCGCGTGCTCGTCGACCGGCTGTGGCCGCGCGGCGTGTCCAAGGAACGGGCCGCGATCGACCGCTGGCTCAAGGACGTCACCCCGTCGGACGAACTGCGCTCCTGGTACCACGAGGACCGCTCCGCCACCCGCTACGACGCCTTCGTGGACCGCTACCGGGCCGAACTCGCCGACCCGCTGCACGCGACGGCCGTGGACGAGCTGGTGAGACTGGTCCGCGAGAGCGGCCCGGTGACGCTCGTCACAGCGGTCAAGGATGTTCCGCACAGCCACGTCCCGGTCCTCGCCGACCACCTGGAACACGCCCTGCACCACGGCTGA
- a CDS encoding NAD(P)H-hydrate dehydratase: MRTAYSVDTVRAAEQALMARLPEGALMQRAAAGLAAACADLLRRGGRVYGSRVVLLVGSGDNGGDALYAGARLARRGAGVVAVRVSPGRAHAGGTAALLAAGGRVMDGGEVAPHRGWGGHIDLVVDGITGIGGRGGLRPEAAAVVEHYAAHGVPVVAVDLPSGVEADTGEVAGAAVRADATVTFGAYKPGLLVDPAAERAGALLLVDIGLGAELPDVPELEALQYADVAALLPVPAAESDKYRRGVVGIVAGSARYPGAAVLAVSGALRGGAGAVRYVGPGGDAVIARHPETLVHTGPPSKAGRVQAWVVGPGLGDGTDAVEAVSDVLATDVPVLVDADGLRLLDAGTVRARTAPTVLTPHAGEAAALLGVAREEVEAGRLAAVRALATRFRATVLLKGSTTLIATDTPHTPVRVNPTGTSWLATAGSGDVLSGLTGSLLAAGLAPRDAASVGAHLHGLAARHASDGSPVAAQDVADAIGAAWRDVRA, encoded by the coding sequence ATGCGTACCGCCTACAGCGTTGACACCGTACGGGCCGCCGAACAGGCCCTGATGGCACGGCTCCCCGAAGGTGCGCTGATGCAGCGCGCCGCCGCCGGACTCGCCGCGGCCTGCGCCGATCTGCTGCGGCGCGGCGGCCGGGTCTACGGCTCCCGGGTCGTCCTCCTCGTCGGCAGCGGCGACAACGGCGGCGACGCGCTGTACGCCGGGGCCCGGCTGGCCCGGCGCGGCGCGGGCGTCGTGGCCGTGCGCGTCTCGCCCGGCCGGGCCCACGCGGGCGGGACCGCGGCGTTGCTGGCGGCCGGCGGACGGGTGATGGACGGGGGCGAGGTGGCCCCGCACCGCGGCTGGGGCGGGCACATCGACCTCGTCGTCGACGGCATCACCGGCATCGGCGGACGCGGCGGACTGCGTCCGGAGGCGGCCGCCGTGGTCGAGCACTACGCGGCCCACGGGGTGCCCGTCGTCGCCGTCGATCTGCCGAGCGGCGTCGAGGCGGACACCGGCGAGGTGGCGGGGGCCGCCGTGCGCGCGGACGCGACCGTCACCTTCGGCGCGTACAAGCCGGGGCTGCTCGTCGACCCGGCCGCCGAACGCGCCGGTGCCCTGCTGCTGGTCGACATCGGACTCGGTGCCGAACTCCCGGACGTGCCCGAGCTGGAGGCGCTCCAGTACGCGGACGTCGCCGCGCTGCTGCCCGTGCCCGCCGCGGAGAGCGACAAGTACCGGCGCGGTGTCGTCGGCATCGTCGCCGGGTCGGCGCGCTATCCGGGGGCCGCGGTGCTCGCCGTCTCCGGGGCGCTGCGCGGCGGGGCGGGGGCCGTGCGCTACGTCGGGCCGGGGGGCGACGCGGTGATCGCGCGCCATCCGGAGACCCTGGTCCACACGGGCCCGCCGTCGAAGGCCGGACGCGTCCAGGCCTGGGTGGTCGGTCCGGGGCTCGGCGACGGCACGGACGCCGTCGAGGCGGTCTCCGACGTGCTGGCCACGGACGTGCCGGTGCTGGTCGACGCGGACGGGCTGCGGCTGCTGGACGCCGGCACCGTCCGCGCGCGCACCGCGCCCACCGTCCTCACCCCGCACGCCGGCGAGGCCGCCGCCCTGCTGGGCGTGGCGCGCGAGGAGGTCGAGGCGGGGCGGCTCGCCGCCGTACGCGCACTCGCCACCCGCTTCCGCGCCACGGTCCTGCTCAAGGGCTCCACGACGCTGATCGCCACCGACACCCCGCACACGCCCGTGCGCGTCAACCCGACCGGCACCTCCTGGCTCGCCACCGCGGGCAGCGGGGACGTGCTCTCCGGGCTGACGGGTTCGCTGCTGGCCGCGGGCCTCGCCCCGCGCGACGCCGCGTCCGTCGGAGCCCACCTCCACGGCCTGGCCGCCCGGCACGCGTCGGACGGCTCCCCGGTCGCCGCGCAGGACGTCGCCGACGCGATCGGGGCGGCGTGGCGGGACGTACGGGCCTGA
- a CDS encoding holo-ACP synthase produces the protein MIIGVGIDVAEIERFEAALERTPNLAQRLFIESELLLPGGERRGVASLAARFAAKEALAKALGAPPGLLWTDAEVYVEASGQPRLRVRGTVAARAAELGVRQWHVSLSHDAGVASAVVIAEG, from the coding sequence GTGATCATCGGGGTCGGGATCGACGTGGCGGAGATCGAGCGGTTCGAAGCGGCGCTGGAGCGTACGCCGAACCTCGCCCAGCGCCTGTTCATCGAGAGCGAGTTGCTGCTGCCCGGCGGGGAGCGGCGCGGGGTCGCCTCGCTGGCCGCGCGGTTCGCGGCCAAGGAGGCCCTGGCCAAGGCGCTCGGCGCGCCCCCGGGGCTCCTGTGGACGGACGCCGAGGTGTACGTCGAGGCGAGCGGGCAGCCCCGGCTCCGGGTCCGCGGCACGGTCGCCGCGCGCGCGGCGGAACTGGGTGTGCGGCAGTGGCACGTCTCGCTGAGCCACGACGCGGGCGTCGCCTCGGCCGTGGTGATCGCGGAGGGCTGA
- the glmS gene encoding glutamine--fructose-6-phosphate transaminase (isomerizing) → MCGIVGYVGGQSAQDVVVAGLKRLEYRGYDSAGIAVLADGGLAAAKRAGKLVNLEKLLVEQPLPAGSAGIGHTRWATHGGPTDANAHPHLDNAGRVAVVHNGIIENFAALRAELGRRGHDLVSETDTEVVAHLLAEAYSQTADPAEAMRQVCRRLEGAFTLVAVFADAPDVVVGARRNSPLVVGVGDGEAFLASDVAAFIAHTRSAVELGQDQVVELRREGVVVTGFDGEPAEVRAYHVDWDASAAEKGGYPSFMLKEIAEQPKAVTDTLLGRIDPEGTLHLDEVRITRGELREVDKVVIVACGTAFHAGMIAKYAIEHWTRIPCETELASEFRYRDPILDPHTLVIAISQSGETMDTLMALRHAREQGAKVLAICNTNGSTIPRESDAVLYTHAGPEVAVASTKAFLTQLVACYLVALYLGQVRGTKWGDEIRTVIRQLSEISGSVDRVLATMEPVRELARSLASHDTVLFLGRHVGYPVALEGALKLKELAYMHAEGFAAGELKHGPIALIEDGLPVVVVVPSPAGRSVLHGKIVSNIQEIRARGALTIVIAEEGDDEVVPYADHLVRIPATPTLLQPLVATVPLQVFACELATARGNEVDQPRNLAKSVTVE, encoded by the coding sequence ATGTGCGGAATCGTGGGTTACGTCGGTGGGCAGTCGGCGCAGGACGTCGTCGTCGCCGGTCTCAAGCGGCTGGAGTACCGGGGATACGACTCCGCGGGGATCGCCGTCCTCGCCGACGGGGGGCTGGCCGCCGCCAAGAGGGCCGGGAAGCTCGTCAACCTGGAGAAGTTGCTGGTCGAGCAGCCGCTGCCGGCCGGCAGCGCCGGTATCGGGCACACCCGGTGGGCCACCCACGGCGGTCCCACCGACGCCAACGCCCACCCGCACCTCGACAACGCCGGTCGCGTCGCCGTCGTCCACAACGGGATCATCGAGAACTTCGCCGCCCTGCGCGCCGAGCTCGGCCGGCGCGGCCACGACCTGGTGTCCGAGACCGACACCGAGGTCGTCGCCCACCTCCTCGCCGAGGCGTACTCGCAGACCGCGGACCCGGCGGAGGCGATGCGGCAGGTGTGCCGGCGGCTCGAAGGGGCGTTCACGCTCGTCGCCGTGTTCGCGGACGCGCCCGACGTGGTGGTCGGGGCCCGGCGGAACTCGCCGCTCGTCGTCGGTGTGGGGGACGGCGAGGCGTTCCTCGCCTCCGACGTCGCCGCGTTCATCGCCCACACCCGTTCCGCGGTCGAGCTCGGCCAGGACCAGGTGGTCGAGCTGCGGCGCGAGGGGGTCGTCGTCACCGGGTTCGACGGGGAGCCCGCCGAGGTGCGGGCGTACCACGTGGACTGGGACGCCTCCGCGGCCGAGAAGGGCGGCTACCCCTCCTTCATGCTCAAGGAGATCGCCGAGCAGCCCAAGGCCGTCACCGACACCCTCCTCGGCCGGATCGACCCGGAGGGCACGCTCCACCTCGACGAGGTCCGGATCACGCGCGGCGAGCTGCGCGAGGTCGACAAGGTGGTGATCGTCGCCTGCGGGACCGCGTTCCACGCCGGGATGATCGCCAAGTACGCCATCGAGCACTGGACCCGGATTCCGTGCGAGACCGAGCTCGCCAGCGAGTTCCGCTACCGCGACCCGATCCTGGACCCGCACACCCTCGTCATCGCGATCTCGCAGTCCGGCGAGACGATGGACACCCTGATGGCGCTGCGGCACGCCCGTGAGCAGGGCGCGAAGGTCCTCGCCATCTGCAACACCAACGGCTCGACCATCCCCCGCGAGTCCGACGCCGTCCTCTACACGCACGCCGGTCCCGAGGTCGCCGTCGCCTCGACCAAGGCCTTCCTGACCCAGCTCGTGGCCTGCTACCTCGTCGCGCTCTATCTCGGACAGGTCCGCGGGACCAAGTGGGGTGACGAGATCCGTACCGTCATCCGCCAGCTCTCCGAGATCTCCGGATCCGTCGACCGGGTCCTGGCGACCATGGAGCCGGTGCGGGAGCTGGCCAGGTCGCTCGCCTCGCACGACACCGTGCTCTTCCTCGGGCGGCACGTCGGCTACCCGGTCGCGCTGGAGGGCGCGTTGAAGCTCAAGGAACTCGCGTACATGCACGCCGAGGGGTTCGCCGCCGGTGAGCTCAAGCACGGGCCGATCGCGCTGATCGAGGACGGTCTGCCGGTCGTCGTGGTGGTGCCGTCCCCGGCCGGGCGCTCCGTGCTGCACGGCAAGATCGTGTCGAACATCCAGGAGATCCGGGCCCGCGGCGCCCTCACCATCGTCATCGCCGAGGAGGGCGACGACGAGGTCGTCCCGTACGCCGACCATCTCGTCCGGATCCCCGCAACGCCTACGCTGCTTCAGCCGCTGGTCGCCACCGTGCCGTTGCAGGTCTTCGCCTGCGAACTGGCGACGGCCCGCGGCAACGAGGTGGACCAGCCGCGCAACCTGGCGAAGTCCGTCACCGTGGAGTGA
- a CDS encoding MFS transporter, which translates to MRKWGPLTAVCLGTFMLLLDVTIVIVALPDMARVLDASLSDLQWVIDGYALALAALLLGIGAAADLLGRRRVHVVGVGLFALASLACGLASSPAVLVAARGVQGVGAAAMFATTLPLLASVYRGRDRSVALGLWGAVSGGAAAIGPVVGGLLTEGPGWRWIFFVNLPVSVAAVWLTVRTVPESHGAKGRRIDWAGTASFAVFAAAATYGVVRAGSLGWTSGRTLATFAVAVLALVCFVLVERRATHPLLELSLFRKSAFTGVMAGALAYNLAAFAVLPYTSIWLQTVLGLSPVQGGLALLPLAATAFVVAAVGGKLLHGVQPRLSIGAGLVLIGVGTLGQAVLGAGSSWPALLPGLVVAGIGTGLVSPALAGAALAAVPPERAGMAGGAVNTFRQLGYALGVAVLGTVLTSRIGETLGDDRSHTLAGGGASGLRAAGVPEHALRAAFASGLDTAAVVAGAVGVVAGVAVLLLVKGERKVPVGAGSGAVPEPVRAV; encoded by the coding sequence ATGCGTAAGTGGGGGCCGCTCACCGCGGTCTGTCTGGGGACGTTCATGCTGCTGCTGGACGTCACGATCGTCATCGTGGCGCTGCCCGACATGGCACGGGTGCTGGACGCGTCGCTCTCCGATCTCCAGTGGGTCATCGACGGGTACGCGCTCGCGCTCGCCGCGCTGCTGCTCGGCATCGGGGCCGCGGCCGATCTGCTCGGGCGGCGCCGGGTCCATGTCGTGGGCGTCGGGCTCTTCGCCCTCGCCTCGCTGGCCTGCGGGCTCGCCTCGTCGCCGGCGGTGCTGGTCGCCGCGCGCGGGGTCCAGGGGGTGGGCGCGGCCGCGATGTTCGCGACCACGCTGCCGTTGCTCGCCTCGGTGTACCGGGGGCGGGACCGGTCCGTCGCGCTCGGGCTGTGGGGCGCGGTCAGCGGGGGCGCTGCCGCGATCGGGCCGGTGGTCGGCGGGCTGCTGACCGAGGGGCCCGGATGGCGCTGGATCTTCTTCGTGAACCTTCCGGTCAGCGTCGCCGCTGTCTGGCTGACGGTCCGGACCGTGCCCGAGTCGCACGGGGCGAAGGGCCGGCGCATCGACTGGGCGGGGACCGCGAGCTTCGCGGTGTTCGCGGCGGCGGCGACGTACGGCGTGGTGCGGGCGGGGAGTCTGGGCTGGACGTCGGGGCGCACGCTCGCGACCTTCGCGGTCGCCGTGCTCGCCCTGGTGTGCTTCGTGCTCGTCGAGCGGCGTGCCACCCACCCGCTGCTTGAGCTGTCGTTGTTCCGGAAGTCCGCCTTCACCGGGGTGATGGCGGGGGCGCTCGCGTACAACCTGGCGGCGTTCGCCGTCCTGCCGTACACCTCGATCTGGCTGCAGACCGTGCTCGGGCTCAGCCCCGTCCAGGGCGGGCTGGCCCTGCTGCCGCTGGCCGCGACCGCGTTCGTGGTGGCCGCTGTCGGCGGGAAGCTGCTGCACGGGGTGCAGCCGCGGCTGTCCATCGGTGCCGGGCTCGTCCTGATCGGCGTCGGCACGCTCGGGCAGGCCGTTCTGGGGGCCGGTTCCTCGTGGCCGGCGCTGCTGCCGGGGCTTGTGGTCGCGGGCATCGGTACGGGCCTGGTGTCCCCGGCCCTCGCGGGCGCGGCGCTGGCCGCGGTGCCGCCGGAGCGGGCGGGCATGGCGGGCGGCGCGGTCAACACCTTCCGGCAGCTCGGATACGCCCTCGGGGTTGCCGTGCTCGGGACGGTGCTGACCTCCCGGATCGGGGAGACGCTGGGCGACGACCGGTCCCACACCCTCGCGGGCGGCGGGGCGTCCGGGCTGCGGGCGGCAGGGGTGCCGGAGCATGCGCTGCGGGCGGCGTTCGCCTCGGGGCTCGACACGGCGGCCGTGGTGGCCGGGGCGGTGGGCGTTGTCGCGGGGGTGGCGGTGCTGCTGCTGGTGAAGGGGGAGCGGAAGGTGCCTGTGGGGGCGGGGAGCGGTGCGGTGCCGGAGCCGGTGCGGGCGGTGTAG
- a CDS encoding Lrp/AsnC family transcriptional regulator: protein MESNTVGDPLDLQLLHALELDARAPFSRIAAVLGVSDQTVARRFRRLRADAALRVVGVRCAAAEDRLDHWLLRVRCAPEGATAIAEALAKRPDTAWIGLTSGGTEVTCTANVRSRDDADDLLLGKLPRTPHIVDIRAHQLLHRFYGGPSGWLHKSGALSPGQAAALAPTAPLPDHPGPAVITAEDEALVAALEEDGRATYPELQKATGRSESAVKRRMAQLVASGALYIDVEFDAAPFGFRHPTMLCITAAPRALNAVGEALATHPEVAYAAATTGPSNLVAVVITRDTGHLYRYLSERLGGLEGVEHVESMPFLRRVKQLTYRPFRG, encoded by the coding sequence ATGGAATCCAACACCGTGGGCGACCCCCTCGACCTCCAGCTCCTGCACGCCCTGGAGCTGGACGCCCGCGCCCCGTTCAGCCGGATCGCGGCCGTGCTCGGCGTCTCCGACCAGACGGTGGCGCGCCGCTTCCGCAGACTGCGGGCGGATGCGGCCCTCAGGGTCGTCGGGGTCCGCTGCGCGGCCGCCGAGGACCGGCTGGACCACTGGCTGCTGCGGGTGCGCTGCGCGCCCGAGGGCGCGACGGCCATCGCGGAGGCACTGGCGAAGCGCCCGGACACGGCCTGGATCGGCCTCACTTCGGGCGGTACGGAGGTGACGTGCACGGCCAACGTCCGCTCCCGGGACGACGCCGACGACCTGCTCCTCGGCAAGCTGCCGCGCACCCCGCACATCGTCGACATCCGCGCCCACCAGCTCCTGCACCGCTTCTACGGCGGCCCGTCCGGCTGGCTCCACAAGAGCGGCGCCCTCTCCCCCGGCCAGGCAGCCGCGCTCGCCCCCACCGCACCCCTCCCGGACCACCCCGGCCCGGCGGTCATCACCGCCGAGGACGAAGCACTGGTCGCCGCCCTGGAGGAGGACGGCAGGGCCACGTACCCCGAACTCCAGAAGGCCACGGGCCGCTCCGAGTCGGCGGTCAAGCGCCGCATGGCCCAGCTGGTGGCCTCGGGCGCGCTGTACATCGACGTCGAGTTCGACGCCGCCCCCTTCGGCTTCCGCCACCCGACGATGCTGTGCATCACGGCCGCACCCCGCGCCCTCAACGCGGTGGGCGAGGCACTCGCCACCCACCCGGAGGTCGCGTACGCGGCGGCGACCACGGGCCCGTCCAACCTGGTGGCGGTGGTGATCACCCGCGACACGGGCCACCTGTACCGGTACCTGAGCGAGCGCCTGGGCGGACTGGAGGGCGTCGAGCACGTGGAGTCGATGCCGTTCCTGCGGCGCGTGAAGCAACTGACGTACCGGCCGTTCCGGGGGTAG
- a CDS encoding DUF397 domain-containing protein has translation MIGKPQAGAASGLTWFKSSYSTADGPSCVEVATAPTTIHVRDSKNIPGPALGFAPGVWADFVAYASAH, from the coding sequence ATGATTGGCAAGCCGCAAGCCGGAGCAGCTTCCGGACTGACGTGGTTCAAGAGCAGCTACAGCACGGCCGACGGCCCCTCCTGCGTCGAGGTGGCAACCGCCCCCACCACCATCCACGTCCGCGACTCGAAGAACATCCCCGGCCCCGCACTCGGCTTCGCCCCGGGCGTCTGGGCCGACTTCGTCGCGTACGCGTCGGCCCACTGA
- a CDS encoding helix-turn-helix domain-containing protein, which translates to MGVNDGTDGSEWDVEPEDDSGAVIAAVGRQIRLWREAAGLRAAELGEAIGFGENLVYKVEAGTRIPKPEFLDRVDEAVGAGGKISAMKQDVAEARYPKKVRDLAKLEAEAVELGSYSSDVVDGLLQTEAYARALFGERVPAFSEGEVERRVAARVHRQGVLGRAPAPLLTFVQEEAVLRRPTGGRMVLRGQLERMLELSMLRHVEIQVMPTDTEEHAGLDGSHRVLKLKDGTAVAHNEVQLTSRLISDPKEVQILEMRYGLIRAQALTPRLSRAFIEKLLGET; encoded by the coding sequence ATGGGTGTCAACGACGGTACGGACGGGTCCGAATGGGATGTTGAACCCGAGGACGATTCGGGCGCGGTGATCGCGGCGGTCGGCCGGCAGATCCGGCTCTGGAGGGAGGCGGCTGGTTTACGCGCGGCGGAGTTGGGCGAGGCGATCGGGTTCGGGGAGAACCTGGTCTACAAGGTGGAGGCCGGGACGCGGATTCCAAAGCCGGAGTTCCTGGACCGTGTGGACGAGGCGGTCGGCGCGGGAGGCAAGATCTCCGCGATGAAGCAGGATGTGGCGGAGGCGCGGTACCCGAAGAAGGTCCGGGATCTGGCGAAGCTGGAGGCCGAGGCGGTGGAGCTCGGGTCTTACAGCAGCGATGTCGTGGACGGCTTGTTGCAAACCGAGGCCTATGCTCGCGCCCTGTTCGGTGAACGGGTGCCGGCGTTCTCCGAGGGTGAAGTCGAGCGCCGGGTGGCCGCGCGCGTGCACCGCCAGGGCGTGCTCGGACGGGCTCCCGCGCCGTTGCTGACGTTTGTCCAGGAGGAAGCAGTCCTGCGGCGGCCCACCGGAGGCAGAATGGTTTTGCGCGGCCAACTCGAACGCATGCTGGAATTGAGCATGCTGAGGCATGTCGAAATTCAGGTCATGCCCACAGATACGGAGGAGCACGCGGGGCTGGATGGCTCGCACCGGGTGTTGAAGCTGAAGGACGGAACTGCTGTGGCTCACAACGAGGTCCAGCTCACCAGCCGTTTGATCAGCGATCCCAAGGAAGTCCAGATCCTTGAGATGCGCTACGGACTGATCCGGGCCCAAGCCCTCACGCCTCGGCTGTCGCGGGCCTTCATCGAGAAGCTACTTGGAGAGACATGA
- a CDS encoding ATP-binding protein, which translates to MNRETTQPRARAGQFAVQLSATRRGARLARLLATEQLRSWGLPLDDASHVVAELAANAALHGYVPGRDFRVLLTVNGDTLRIEVADARGDQLPRAQEQDAAHEGGRGLLVVEALATRWGVEQGPFPRKTVWAEIALTGS; encoded by the coding sequence GTGAACCGAGAAACCACCCAACCGCGTGCCCGCGCCGGCCAGTTCGCCGTCCAGCTCTCCGCGACCCGTCGGGGCGCCCGACTCGCCCGCCTGCTGGCCACCGAGCAGCTCCGTTCCTGGGGGCTGCCGCTGGACGACGCGAGCCATGTCGTCGCCGAACTGGCGGCCAATGCGGCACTCCACGGATACGTACCCGGGCGGGACTTCCGCGTCCTGCTCACGGTCAACGGGGACACGCTGCGTATCGAGGTCGCGGACGCGCGCGGCGATCAACTCCCCCGCGCCCAGGAACAGGACGCCGCACACGAGGGCGGGCGAGGACTGCTGGTGGTCGAGGCGCTGGCCACGCGCTGGGGCGTAGAACAGGGGCCCTTCCCCCGAAAGACCGTCTGGGCGGAAATCGCACTCACCGGATCGTGA